AATAAATTTAGGTTCTCTAGAAAAATGTAAATGCTCTGCAGCATCATTTCCATAAATTAAATCAATTTTATCTTCAAAAATTTGCTTCGGTTTAATTATGCTTGCATGTAGAGTCTGAGATACTGTTCTCGTTTTTCTTTCCCCATTACTATCCCTGTAAGTTTCTTCCCATGAAACAGTAAGAGAGCCAGTATATTTTTGATCTATTACTCTGTTACAAAGACTTTTAATAATTATAAACGGATTTCCTAAAATTTCTCCTGATATTATATCTTTTGTAGAAAAATTATTTTGTAACTTTGTTGGCATTTCAAAATTTTCAACTAAGTCAGCATATCTTTCTATCTTAAAATTTTTATCTAAAACTAATGTTGGAATAATCTCTGTTACAATCTTATTTGCTGTATTACTTTCAAATAAAGAAAGCAATGGATTAACTTGCGAGTAACACTCTTCTTTTTTTAAAACAAGCTCTGTTTCTATTTCTTTTATACTTTTATTTAACTGTTTCTTTTTTCCTCTGATATATTTAAAATTTAAAATCCCTAAAACAACTGCACCTATGCCTATTAATAATGCTCTTAAAATAGGATCCTGAATATTCTTATTTAAATCATAAAGATTTTTTATTGTTCTTATTATACCTATTTCATAAATTATTAAAAAAATAAAAATATAAAAAAATAAGATATAAAATCTTTCTGCCCATTTAAGTTTTTTTTCATTTTTTACTTTTACTTTTGATATTTCATTGTAATCACTGACTGACTTTTTATTTGCTTCAATATCTATTCCAGATTTTCTCAATAAATTTTCAAAATTATCAGTAAGTTTATCTAAGAAATTTTTAGCTACTTCTGTTTTGTAGTACTTCAATGGTTCCAATAATTTTTCTTGCTCATCAACAAACTCCATAATTATTCCTCCATCTTTATATCTTTAAATTTTCACATATTTTATAACCAATTATAGCTTTAAATATTAAAATTTTCAACTAAAAAAAATAAGAAGCTATTGTATTCTTTAGTTTACAAAAATAAAATTTTATTTTTATAAATTTACAATAACTCCTATAATTTTTTTATATTTAATCTTAAATAAATTTTAATCTTTTATCTTCTTTATACTCTTTTCTTAAAGGATTTCCTTCAGCACGATAAATTTTATTTTCATCTAAAATATAGATTGATGACCATACTGTATCAGCACCTTTTTTTCTATTATATTGACATATAAATCCATACTTTCCTGAAAGTAAATCTTTTAC
The DNA window shown above is from Fusobacterium perfoetens and carries:
- a CDS encoding MAG1210 family protein, which gives rise to MEFVDEQEKLLEPLKYYKTEVAKNFLDKLTDNFENLLRKSGIDIEANKKSVSDYNEISKVKVKNEKKLKWAERFYILFFYIFIFLIIYEIGIIRTIKNLYDLNKNIQDPILRALLIGIGAVVLGILNFKYIRGKKKQLNKSIKEIETELVLKKEECYSQVNPLLSLFESNTANKIVTEIIPTLVLDKNFKIERYADLVENFEMPTKLQNNFSTKDIISGEILGNPFIIIKSLCNRVIDQKYTGSLTVSWEETYRDSNGERKTRTVSQTLHASIIKPKQIFEDKIDLIYGNDAAEHLHFSREPKFIHEFSEKKLAKYVKKSEKELKKKTENAIKTGQTFLEMGNSEFDVLFGALNRDNEVEFRVLFTPIAQRNILEVLKDKDFGDDFAFRKINKLNNVSNQNDWILNIDKSYYEDFSYEIIKEKYYDINKRYLNNFYRLFLPILAIPVYHQHKAQKYIYQEKYNYNYNPYTSEAAANLLGAELFSHEESNTPSILKTKTLRVEGDADLIEVISQSYKAVERTEYVPMRAGDGRVYNVPVNWIDYVPLAAKGRMELKKLDIEENEFEKSLDQEFYKSTENKRYIYKNNIFAMFTSKEELDCNKILKNIIKK